TTCCTGGACAATGGTTTTCATCAGCTCGAGGGCACTCGAGACGACGGTGCCGCCCGTCTCTCGCGAGTAGAAGAACTCCTGTTCGTCGACCTCGTCCGCCTTGGTGTGGTGCCGGATGAACACCACCTCGGTCTTCTCGTAGTGACGCTTCAGGAACAGGTGCAGCAGCACGAAGAAGCGCTTGGCGAGGTCCTTGATGTCCTGGGTCATCGATCCCGAAACGTCCATCAGGCAGAACATGACCGCGCTCGTGGTCGGCGTCGGCTGCTGGATCATGTTGTTGTACCTGAGATCGAAATCGTCGAGGAACGGGATGTTATTCAGGCGGCGACGCGCGCGTTCGAGCTGGTACTCGACCTCGCGGCGACGTTCGCTCGCCATCTCGCCGAGCGCCTCGAGCTCTTCCTCGAGGGCGCGGATCTCGCGCCTGATCGCCCCGCCCAGGGCGATACGTCTCGCCTTGGCGCCCCTCAGTGACTGGACGACGTTAAGGCGCGCCGGGATACCTTCCTTGAGATAGCCGCCTTTGACCATCTTGTAGGAATCGGAGTCCTTGAGCTGTTTGCGGACGAGGTTCGGCAACTCCAGGTCCTCGAACATGAAGTCGAGGAACTCCTGCTGGTTGAGTTCGAAGACGAACTCGTCCATGCCCTCGCCCTGGTCGCTGGCCTGCCCTCCGCCGCCGCCCCCGCCGCCGCCTTTCGGACGGTCGATGCGATC
The sequence above is drawn from the Rhodothermales bacterium genome and encodes:
- a CDS encoding YeaH/YhbH family protein, yielding MAFLIIDRRKQGKQKSAVNRQRFLKRFRKHIKEAVTDAVNKRSITDMERGEEISIPKKDISEPIFHHGKGGKQRRVLPGNKEFVRGDRIDRPKGGGGGGGGGQASDQGEGMDEFVFELNQQEFLDFMFEDLELPNLVRKQLKDSDSYKMVKGGYLKEGIPARLNVVQSLRGAKARRIALGGAIRREIRALEEELEALGEMASERRREVEYQLERARRRLNNIPFLDDFDLRYNNMIQQPTPTTSAVMFCLMDVSGSMTQDIKDLAKRFFVLLHLFLKRHYEKTEVVFIRHHTKADEVDEQEFFYSRETGGTVVSSALELMKTIVQE